One window of Athalia rosae chromosome 4, iyAthRosa1.1, whole genome shotgun sequence genomic DNA carries:
- the LOC105684424 gene encoding DNA replication complex GINS protein PSF3 has translation MSLCSSYSPNYFSLIDILATQERVSCQTRIILPGLGFLDVSSESPDLQPGTKLDLPHWLAFPLNAPERRIVNITVPKIYKESYKEIINADASAIDLNKWCTYYYEFGIHLSGYNHRDCEKIQDLLLQTFKSRFRLVMDWAQNTGTDPTVGSQLPVLEKSIFTAGRKSRCILISWLKEGGGNIETSDMVVNHKKRKRTEFETNNT, from the exons ATGTCGTTATGTAGTAGTTATTCCCCAAATTACTTTTCGCTGATTGATATATTGGCCACTCAGGAACGTGTGTCATGTCAAACCAGAATTATTTTACCCGGGCTTG GCTTTCTTGACGTGTCCTCGGAATCTCCTGACTTGCAGCCAGGAACTAAATTGGACCTTCCTCACTGGCTAGCTTTTCCATTGAATGCTCCAGAACGCAGGATAGTGAATATCACTGTgccaaaaatttacaaagaatCTTACAAAGAAATTATTAATGCTGATGCTAGTGCTATTGACCTGAACAAATGGTGCACATATTATTATGAATTTGGAATTCACTTGTCTGGATATAATCATCGAGACTGTGAGAAAATTCAGGATCTTTTACTTCAG ACATTCAAGTCACGGTTCAGGCTGGTGATGGACTGGGCTCAGAACACAGGTACAGATCCAACTGTGGGTTCCCAGCTTCCCGTGCTAGAGAAAAGTATCTTCACAGCTGGAAGGAAATCACGATGTATATTAATATCCTGGCTGAAAGAAGGGGGAGGAAATATTGAGACCTCGGATATGGTGGTAAATcataaaaagcgaaaaagaacAGAATTTGAAACCAATAACACATGA